The Oncorhynchus kisutch isolate 150728-3 linkage group LG10, Okis_V2, whole genome shotgun sequence region GGTGCATTctgttacacaaacacacacagatatttTTATGCACTAAAACTGTATGTATATGGCCTGTGATTGCTCAAATCACATCAGCACATTGGTGTGTGTCTCTATGCTGCCACATGGGAAGGGGCAGGGTGActgggagtgagagaaagaacaCAGCCTGTTCCAAAataagtgaagagagagaggttatgggagagggagggagaaaggaggaaagagagagagaggaatttaAGTCCCAGAGTTATTTTTAAACCTAGAACAGGAACTCTTCTGTTGACTTCCACACTGGTAGAAGAGTAGAGCAGAacggaggagacggagagggcagaaacacacacacacaccttcgtgCACCTACATGTGTACACGCCTCTACTGCTACACACTATCAGGTTTAGCTCCCTCCATGCATTTACATCCTTATGCAGGTACActttactacactacagtatgtgtgCATGCACATATTCACACTCACTCTTAAACACATGCGCACATTAGTATTACACTCTACGTGTAAATATGCTTTCCTATGTATCAACAGTCTGTGTACACTTTCACTCTTCACACGAAACATAGACCAAGTAGTCATTCATTTCAATCAAACAAAGCTCTTTTCAAATAGCTATGCATTTGAAGTCAAACAATCTCCTAATTGATGCTAATTTAAGTGGAAATAAAGAGCAGACAGAGGTCTAAATTAGAGAGCTTGcgtctggacagagagagaaaggctcTTGAGTCTGTATGCAGCACAGATGACAGAGCAGAAACAGTGAAAATTAAGAGACTGAGAACAAGTGGACTTGGACTTTGGTTTCTGTTTCACTTTAATTTAAATAAGTACAAGGCCATTTACTGTACTTTCCCTGTTGGGAACAATTTAAGCTAACAATAGCCATTTTACTGTGCCATGTACTATATGTGTCACCAGGCCATTATGAGTAAGGACATTGGGGTTTTGTGAGGACGAGGCTTGGACAAAACCCAGATAGCACCCTATGAACAAAGAGCATACACTTTCTCATTCATTATTCCTTTGTTTGGGGTTGACATAAAATCTCAGCCTCATCAATGGTTGTACTGGGCccactgtcctgtctgtcctgtggaGTGAATGGGCAAGgagggagaaggaatgagaggaAACAAGCTCGACCAGTTAGCAGTCCAAAAAAGAGGTTGCTGCTACATGTGACACAGGGCCTTATAACATCTACGTCAATGGTTACCATTAGCCTAGCGCTCGGGTCAGCTTGGTGACAAACGAGGTCAGGAGTGGCACGCACTGTGGGCTCAAGGAATGTAATAAGGTCAAAGGGCATCAGAAACTGGGTCACCTGTGCCTGTTGATCAGTCGTAGTGAAGCTTACTGACTCTGCCCACCCCCCTGCCACCCAGCCTTGGTCACACCCTCTCTTTTGGCCaactaccccccctcccccctaccaCCTCACCTCTAAGATGTCACAGAAAGCATCCTTGTTCTCGACCTCGCCCCCTGTCTGCTGGGACCCCTTAAAAATCCCAGATATCCCTGCAATTTCCGGTGCAATGTTTGTTTGGCACCTAATGGGAGGGGTGGGTGGAAAAAAAGAGCCTGACTCACAAACATTTTGGGCTGCGTTTGAGGGTAAACACATAAACGGCAGGCTGTGCGAGGCGGGCAGTGAGGAGGACTGAGACGCCGGTGTTCTGGCCCTGACATGCAGCTCCCACCACAGGCTGCACACAGAGCACAGCACTGTTCAGGCCCTAACCGACACCTCAAAAACAACATGGGCCTCCTCTCTGATCAGAGGAGGGGGCTCTCTGCGGGGGATATCTGGACACGGTCTATAGACAGACAAGGCAGGGCACACCATTACTGAAACGCTGAGGTTGGTTCACTTGTTGATTTTAATCCTGAGAAACAACAATGCCCTGGATCTTTCAAACTATACATGCTAAATTTCATGCAATTGAAATGTGACAGGGCAGCATATCCATAGAAACTATTTACACGTAGAGAAACTACTATGTGATTATTTGTAAAGGATGTACAGTATAAATGGCAAGAGCAACATACATTATACCTGGATAAGACTTGTTAATGATGTGTAGGCGTAATGCGCTATATGCAAATACATTATATAACCTTACATAAGCTAAGTGTCAGTCAGATTATGCCGAAGTTACAAGACAGAAAACCGCATACAGCGTAAACACAAATGGGCCTCTTGAGTTGAGACCCCTTTCCTTTGCTGGACAATATCACTTCCTCCTGAAGGGCAAAGGGTGGAGGAGGGGTACAGGCAAGGGGTGGAAGGGGGCGTGTGGGGAGGTGCATGGCGAGGGTGGTGGGGAGTTTTTGGGAAGCAGCAGGGGTACATGGAGTAGGGAGCCAGACTGACAGATAGGCGGGAGGAAGTGGGGGCGTCTGTCTCTCCTGTGGTTGGCTGCTGGATGTGAATACCCCTCTCTGTGTCTAGCCATCCTCTCTCTGAACCCACTTGGCTGCTGTTTACTACTGTTTGGGGAAATggcctccttctctctatctccaaTCTCCAGACTTTGTAACCACTGgcacagtccaccatctccctctgtctctggggTGAAGGACGAGACATATCTGTCATTGGCTTGGTCCTCTCCTTTCCAGTCCAGCCTCCTCCTCTTCTGCTTCTctttcactcctccctctccagtcccAAGATCATCTCTCATTTTAAGAGGAGACACTGCTCTGCCCCATCTTGCCCTGCCTTTGATATGGGTCCTTAGGGGTGGGGAAAGCTGAAAAAAAGGCTGTCCGCCCTGCTGTCTGCTTTTAGCACTGACTATGAATGAGAGTGTATCTGTGAGAGGTCCTGTTGGTGGTTCTAATACAGTGAGCCCATGTGCACTCATGAGTCTCTTGggctgtgtttgtgtctctgagTCTGTGTTTATGTGAACGTCCTTCTCTGACACTACGTCATTGGGAGTCAGTTGATGTGGGAGTGTGTTGATGTGGGTGCCTGACAGTAAATCTTGGAGGGTGTGTGTTCCT contains the following coding sequences:
- the LOC116375907 gene encoding uncharacterized protein LOC116375907, whose translation is MSQPSRHWQSERGDRSDDFWRHLKEEEERGEDVMLQRTGEEMRPSITLRPPPLFRSIGPSGLSASLPPHRRLRSIFRRSRAVLPANTHAGKVSGTHTLQDLLSGTHINTLPHQLTPNDVVSEKDVHINTDSETQTQPKRLMSAHGLTVLEPPTGPLTDTLSFIVSAKSRQQGGQPFFQLSPPLRTHIKGRARWGRAVSPLKMRDDLGTGEGGVKEKQKRRRLDWKGEDQANDRYVSSFTPETEGDGGLCQWLQSLEIGDREKEAISPNSSKQQPSGFRERMARHREGYSHPAANHRRDRRPHFLPPICQSGSLLHVPLLLPKNSPPPSPCTSPHAPFHPLPVPLLHPLPFRRK